A portion of the Deinococcus terrestris genome contains these proteins:
- a CDS encoding CinA family nicotinamide mononucleotide deamidase-related protein, translated as MLLAEIISVGTELLFGEIVDSNAAFLARELAGRGVTLHRKTVLGDNLGRVSEGLRLALSRADIVIMGGGLGPTDDDLTREAIAAVLNETPQEDPNLIAWLEGLYSSRGRVMPQVNRKQAWLIPSAEALPNPVGTAPGWFVRTQVEGRDRFIVALPGPPREMHRMWREQVLPRLPLPDSALHAVTLHTQGIGESNVAELLGELTRAANPSVATYARKTGVDVRVAASAPTLEDAQALAAPVLTTVRERLARWLWGEDGDTLAGAVTGALAGRTLGVIEAGSGGALSSLLADEPGFLDAAVTVDHARLITLGLTPVTLRDHGVVSEPAALELAAGAREHLGADVGLAVVTAAKGEGAGRTFVALSDGERAEVRTLDWPGDAAQIRERAAVAALALALRVLRSPAVGA; from the coding sequence ATGCTGCTAGCAGAAATTATCAGCGTGGGAACGGAGCTGCTGTTCGGCGAAATCGTCGACAGCAACGCCGCCTTTCTCGCCCGCGAACTCGCCGGGCGGGGCGTCACGCTGCACCGCAAGACGGTGCTGGGCGACAACCTGGGCCGGGTGTCTGAGGGCCTGCGGCTGGCCCTCTCCCGCGCCGACATTGTGATCATGGGCGGTGGCCTCGGCCCCACCGACGACGACCTCACGCGGGAGGCGATTGCCGCCGTGCTGAATGAAACGCCGCAGGAGGACCCGAACCTGATCGCGTGGCTGGAGGGTCTGTATTCCAGCCGGGGCCGGGTCATGCCGCAGGTCAACCGCAAGCAGGCGTGGCTGATTCCCTCGGCGGAAGCGCTGCCCAACCCGGTCGGCACCGCGCCGGGGTGGTTCGTGCGGACGCAGGTGGAGGGCCGGGACCGCTTCATCGTCGCCCTGCCCGGCCCCCCGCGCGAGATGCACCGGATGTGGCGCGAGCAGGTGCTGCCCCGGCTGCCCCTGCCGGATTCGGCGCTGCACGCGGTCACCCTGCACACCCAGGGCATCGGGGAGAGCAACGTGGCCGAGCTGCTGGGCGAGCTGACGCGGGCGGCCAATCCCAGCGTCGCCACCTACGCCCGCAAGACCGGGGTGGACGTGCGGGTGGCCGCAAGTGCGCCGACGTTGGAGGACGCGCAGGCCCTCGCCGCCCCGGTGCTGACGACCGTGCGTGAGCGGCTGGCCCGCTGGCTGTGGGGCGAAGACGGTGACACGCTGGCCGGAGCGGTGACCGGCGCTCTCGCCGGGCGCACCCTGGGCGTGATCGAGGCCGGAAGCGGCGGGGCGCTGTCCTCGCTGCTGGCCGACGAACCCGGCTTTCTGGACGCCGCCGTCACGGTGGACCACGCCCGGCTGATCACGCTGGGCCTGACCCCAGTCACCCTGCGCGACCACGGGGTCGTGAGCGAACCCGCCGCCCTGGAACTCGCCGCCGGAGCGCGGGAACACCTGGGCGCGGACGTGGGCCTCGCCGTTGTGACCGCCGCTAAGGGCGAGGGCGCAGGCCGCACCTTCGTCGCCCTCAGCGACGGGGAGCGGGCCGAGGTCCGGACGCTGGACTGGCCCGGCGACGCCGCGCAGATTCGGGAGCGGGCGGCGGTTGCAGCGCTCGCGCTGGCCCTGCGCGTGCTGCGCTCCCCGGCGGTGGGCGCATGA
- a CDS encoding NCS2 family permease produces the protein MTTTPASTGGFLDRYFGIRAAGSTVGTEVRAGLTTFLTMSYVLFVNPQILSTAIQVPNAFVQLLMTTAIAAAFGSLAMGLVAKYPFAQAPGMGLNAFFAFTVVGGLGVPWQTALGAVFISGVLFVLLSVLGARQAIVRAIPNVLKFSITAGIGAFLAFIGLRNAGIVVANEATLVGLGRLTAAPSVVALTGLVITAALLARRVKGAILWGILAATVLAIALQLPVYVGANGQSVPFSGFTGRFLGIFDTPVWPASLVGQLDITGALGLGLLSVVFTFFFVDFFDATGTLTGLAQKAGYLNEQGDMPRARRVFAMDGLAAMFGALMGTSTTTAYVESASGIEDGGRTGLTAVVVGVLFLLAMFLWPLASAIPAAATAPALILVGALMLEGLRHVNWDDVTESIPAFLTIIAMPLTFSIANGVSWGVISLCGIKLLSGRGREVHPILYGVAALLLARYIWLAE, from the coding sequence GTGACGACGACTCCAGCTTCGACGGGCGGGTTCCTCGACCGCTACTTCGGCATTCGGGCGGCGGGCAGCACGGTGGGCACCGAGGTGCGGGCGGGCCTCACCACCTTTCTGACCATGAGCTATGTGCTGTTCGTAAATCCGCAGATTCTCAGCACGGCGATCCAGGTCCCGAACGCCTTCGTGCAACTGCTGATGACCACCGCCATCGCCGCCGCGTTCGGTTCGCTGGCGATGGGGCTGGTGGCGAAGTACCCCTTCGCGCAGGCCCCCGGCATGGGCCTGAACGCCTTTTTCGCCTTCACGGTGGTGGGCGGGCTGGGCGTGCCGTGGCAGACGGCACTGGGGGCGGTGTTCATCTCCGGCGTGCTGTTCGTGCTGCTCAGCGTGCTCGGCGCCCGGCAGGCCATCGTGCGGGCGATTCCCAATGTGCTGAAGTTCTCCATCACGGCGGGGATCGGGGCCTTTCTCGCCTTTATCGGGTTGCGGAATGCCGGGATCGTGGTGGCGAACGAGGCCACCCTGGTCGGCCTGGGCCGCCTGACTGCCGCGCCATCGGTGGTGGCGCTCACTGGACTCGTCATCACGGCGGCGCTGCTGGCCCGGCGGGTCAAGGGGGCGATCCTGTGGGGCATCCTGGCGGCGACCGTGCTCGCCATCGCGCTTCAGCTTCCGGTGTACGTGGGGGCGAACGGGCAGTCGGTGCCCTTCAGCGGCTTTACCGGGCGCTTCCTGGGCATCTTCGACACCCCGGTGTGGCCCGCCTCGCTCGTCGGGCAGCTCGACATCACGGGGGCGCTGGGGCTGGGGCTGCTGAGCGTGGTCTTCACCTTCTTCTTCGTGGACTTCTTCGACGCGACCGGAACCCTGACGGGGCTGGCGCAAAAGGCGGGGTACCTCAACGAGCAGGGCGACATGCCCCGCGCCCGCCGGGTCTTTGCGATGGACGGCCTCGCGGCGATGTTCGGGGCCTTGATGGGCACCTCGACCACCACCGCCTACGTGGAGTCGGCGTCGGGCATCGAGGACGGGGGCCGCACCGGGCTGACCGCCGTGGTGGTGGGGGTGCTGTTTCTTCTCGCCATGTTCCTGTGGCCGCTGGCGAGCGCGATTCCCGCCGCCGCGACCGCCCCCGCGCTGATTCTGGTCGGGGCGCTGATGCTGGAGGGCCTGCGCCACGTGAACTGGGACGACGTGACCGAGAGCATCCCGGCTTTCCTGACCATCATCGCCATGCCGCTGACCTTTTCCATCGCCAATGGGGTGAGCTGGGGGGTGATCAGCCTGTGCGGAATCAAGCTGCTGTCGGGCCGGGGCCGCGAGGTGCATCCCATCCTGTACGGGGTGGCGGCGCTGCTGCTGGCGCGGTACATCTGGCTGGCGGAGTAG
- the thpR gene encoding RNA 2',3'-cyclic phosphodiesterase, whose protein sequence is MKIRKTPRPAAPPAEDIKVKTETPRPDSKPRPAPSRTTGEHQASQTLRLFFAFKVPGDVSTPLAESQRHLRGNWRAVRADQLHITLAYLPAVPPDRVADLKRLGTRLTEHLPPMQVRLRGTGYFPNEGSPRVWFVKAEAEGLNELAAELRVGLKELGIATDDLPFKAHVTLARKKGPAPRVSPLLFDLGWQAGNMALIRSTLRKTGPIYDTVSTFRLRGAANGQPPAVSEEMTPSAPSPSQETP, encoded by the coding sequence ATGAAGATTCGCAAGACGCCCAGGCCCGCCGCGCCGCCCGCGGAGGACATCAAGGTCAAAACCGAGACTCCCCGGCCAGATTCCAAGCCCCGTCCTGCCCCCTCGCGCACCACGGGCGAACATCAGGCCTCCCAGACCCTCCGTCTCTTCTTCGCCTTCAAGGTGCCTGGCGACGTGTCGACGCCCCTGGCGGAGTCGCAGCGGCACCTGCGCGGCAACTGGCGGGCGGTGCGGGCGGACCAACTGCACATCACCCTGGCGTATCTGCCCGCCGTGCCGCCGGACCGGGTGGCCGACCTCAAGCGGCTGGGCACGCGGCTCACCGAGCACCTTCCCCCCATGCAGGTGCGGCTGCGCGGCACCGGCTACTTTCCCAACGAGGGCAGCCCGCGCGTCTGGTTCGTGAAGGCCGAGGCCGAGGGCCTGAACGAGCTGGCTGCCGAGTTGCGGGTGGGCCTGAAAGAGCTGGGCATCGCCACCGACGACCTCCCCTTCAAGGCGCACGTCACGCTGGCCCGCAAGAAGGGTCCGGCGCCGCGTGTTTCGCCGCTCCTCTTCGATCTGGGCTGGCAGGCAGGGAATATGGCGCTGATTCGCAGCACCCTCCGTAAGACCGGCCCGATCTACGACACCGTGAGCACCTTCCGATTGCGCGGAGCGGCCAACGGCCAGCCACCAGCAGTCAGCGAGGAAATGACCCCCTCCGCCCCTTCCCCCTCCCAGGAGACCCCATGA